The following proteins are encoded in a genomic region of Ornithodoros turicata isolate Travis chromosome 6, ASM3712646v1, whole genome shotgun sequence:
- the LOC135398351 gene encoding uncharacterized protein LOC135398351, translating to MPTTITSDQGVVVAGTDALLMSLRRLAYPNRLCDLETIFGHHTSTLSSVLKHVFAHIDGTFGHLLDKLNNHTWLTLDTLELFAEAVHAKGAPLRNCWGFVDGTARAICRPSLNQKVYYSGHKRLHAIKFQAVAAANGITCELDGPYQGHRHDAGILRESHLYENLQELVQGHEFVIYGDPAYPLCPLLMTPYAGSHLKDYEMEFNKKMSTVRQAVEWGFGKTVREFAFVDFKKNQKLMLQNVGQLYRVATIFANCHTCLYGSQVTDFFNLEVPALEGYLRPLPTTA from the exons ATGCCGACAACAATCACCTCCGACCAGGGTGTGGTGGTCGCCGGAACAGATGCGCTACTGATGAGTTTACGGCGCCTGGCGTATCCAAACAGGTTATGTGACCTAGAAACAATCTTCGGACACCACACATCGACACTTTCAAGTGTACTCAAGCATGTGTTCGCCCATATAGACGGAACGTTTGGACACCTGTTAGACAAGCTAAACAACCACACCTGGCTCACGTTGGACACCCTTGAGTTGTTTGCTGAG GCTGTGCACGCTAAAGGGGCCCCATTGAGAAACTGTTGGGGTTTTGTGGATGGGACGGCGCGTGCCATCTGCCGACCCTCCCTTAACCAGAAGGTGTATTACTCCGGCCACAAGCGTCTTCATGCCATAAAGTTCCAGGCTGTGGCTGCTGCAAATGGCATAACATGCGAACTTGATGGCCCTTACCAGGGGCACAGGCACGATGCAG GAATTCTGCGAGAATCCCATCTGTACGAGAACCTTCAAGAACTGGTGCAAGGTCATGAATTTGTCATCTACGGGGACCCTGCTTATCCACTGTGTCCCCTGCTAATGACTCCATATGCTGGATCCCATCTGAAGGACTATGAAATGGAGTTCAACAAAAAGATGAGCACTGTGAGGCAAGCAGTCGAATGGGGATTTGGGAAAACAGTACGGGAGTTTGCGTTTGTGGACTTCAAAAAAAATCAGAAGCTTATGCTCCAGAATGTAGGTCAGCTTTACAGAGTTGCGACAATATTTGCTAATTGTCACACTTGCCTCTATGGTAGCCAGGTAACAGACTTTTTTAATCTTGAGGTGCCTGCGCTTGAAGGCTACCTGCGTCCCCTTCCCACCACTGCTTAG